A window from Caulobacter sp. X encodes these proteins:
- a CDS encoding creatininase family protein — MLLALSTWAEIEAYLKTNQTVVVPIGSNEQHGPTGLLGTDWLCPEIIAHEAHKRADKVLVAPTFNIGMAQHHLAFPGTIFLRPSTFIAAIGDWVRSLGAHGFKRIYFLNGHGGNVASIEAAFSEIYAEYSFRKERAPFALKLKNWWDLAGVNALANSQFPTGHGSHATPSEIAVTQWAYPETIKTVAYEPKIAPTGPIREALDFRARYADGRMGSDPAQATPEKGGALVDLAARSLIEDLAAFSAEATPA; from the coding sequence ATGCTGCTCGCACTGTCCACCTGGGCCGAGATCGAGGCCTATCTGAAGACGAACCAGACGGTGGTGGTGCCGATCGGCTCCAACGAGCAGCATGGTCCGACAGGCCTTTTGGGCACCGACTGGCTGTGCCCCGAGATCATCGCCCACGAAGCGCACAAGCGCGCCGACAAGGTGCTGGTGGCGCCGACCTTCAATATCGGCATGGCCCAGCATCACCTGGCCTTTCCGGGCACCATCTTCCTGCGGCCATCGACTTTCATCGCCGCGATCGGCGACTGGGTGCGGTCGCTGGGCGCTCATGGCTTCAAGCGGATCTATTTCCTGAACGGCCATGGGGGCAATGTCGCCTCGATCGAGGCCGCCTTCTCCGAGATCTACGCTGAGTACAGCTTCCGCAAGGAGCGCGCGCCGTTCGCGCTGAAACTGAAGAACTGGTGGGACCTGGCTGGCGTCAACGCCTTGGCCAACAGCCAGTTTCCGACCGGCCACGGCAGCCATGCGACGCCGTCCGAGATCGCCGTGACCCAGTGGGCCTACCCAGAGACGATCAAGACGGTCGCCTATGAGCCCAAGATCGCGCCGACGGGACCGATCCGCGAAGCGCTGGATTTCCGCGCGCGCTACGCCGATGGCCGCATGGGCTCGGACCCGGCCCAGGCGACGCCGGAGAAGGGCGGCGCGCTGGTGGACCTGGCCGCCAGGTCGCTGATCGAGGACCTCGCGGCCTTCTCGGCCGAGGCCACCCCCGCCTAG
- a CDS encoding bifunctional regulator KidO — MSISVSKLGLAAAQFGLDGSGSAPRGRSPEVETREILNIAARARLSVLDASGLFGRAETILGELLPRPTPFRVTLAAGRADRGPDYVEAEARATLRRLGVERADAIIVHSPSELFGAHGPALWERLQRMKDQGLFAKIGVAAHASDDPVGVAKRFKPDILQAPASLLDQRLLADGSLQRIAGMGVEVHLRSIFLNGLLFLPPDRVPAQLKGASGRLSRVRRMIAEGRSDPLQAALGFALSRPEGSAVLVGVNSAAELSAVVAAASSPPPDLDWDEMAIDDPVALDPRRWVA; from the coding sequence ATGTCCATTTCGGTCTCAAAATTGGGTCTCGCGGCCGCGCAGTTCGGCCTCGACGGCAGCGGTTCCGCGCCGCGCGGCCGCTCGCCCGAAGTCGAGACCCGCGAGATTCTGAATATCGCCGCCCGCGCCCGTCTGTCCGTGCTGGACGCCTCCGGCCTGTTTGGCCGCGCCGAAACCATTCTCGGCGAGCTCCTGCCGCGTCCGACGCCGTTCCGCGTCACCCTGGCCGCCGGTCGCGCCGATCGCGGCCCGGACTATGTCGAGGCCGAGGCTCGCGCCACGCTGCGCCGCCTGGGCGTTGAGCGCGCGGACGCCATCATCGTTCATTCGCCGTCGGAACTGTTCGGCGCGCATGGTCCGGCGCTCTGGGAGCGTCTCCAGCGCATGAAGGACCAGGGCTTGTTCGCCAAGATCGGCGTCGCCGCCCACGCGTCCGACGATCCGGTCGGCGTCGCCAAGCGCTTCAAGCCCGATATCCTGCAGGCGCCCGCCAGTCTGCTTGACCAGCGCCTGCTGGCCGACGGTTCGCTGCAGCGTATCGCCGGCATGGGGGTCGAGGTGCACCTGCGCTCGATCTTCCTCAATGGCCTGCTGTTCCTGCCGCCCGATCGCGTGCCGGCCCAGCTGAAGGGCGCCTCTGGGCGTCTGTCGCGCGTGCGCCGCATGATCGCCGAAGGCCGCTCGGATCCGCTTCAGGCGGCGCTGGGCTTCGCGCTCTCGCGTCCGGAAGGCTCCGCCGTCCTGGTGGGCGTCAACTCGGCCGCCGAACTGTCGGCGGTGGTGGCCGCGGCCTCGAGCCCGCCGCCGGATCTGGATTGGGACGAGATGGCGATCGACGATCCGGTCGCGCTCGACCCGCGACGTTGGGTCGCCTGA
- a CDS encoding SRPBCC family protein — MHSIALALSLSLAMASSAMRAEDGERSDGVDVSMRLDDQGHGVVRAHTEIAASPEVVYRTLLDCDRAARIMPGVRRCKIVSKDAAGEIREHVVRFSFFLPPVRSTSRVTLEPNRLIRFTCIRGDIRACDGAWRLTPLDGGRRTQVDYDFWASAPFGLPIDLVGRMMRRDAPAALQALRRECERP, encoded by the coding sequence ATGCACTCGATCGCCCTCGCCCTGAGCCTCTCTCTCGCCATGGCCTCATCGGCCATGCGCGCGGAAGATGGCGAACGCAGCGATGGCGTCGACGTGTCGATGCGGCTCGACGATCAAGGACACGGGGTCGTCCGCGCCCACACCGAGATCGCCGCGTCGCCAGAGGTGGTCTATCGCACCCTGCTCGACTGTGACCGCGCAGCGCGGATCATGCCGGGGGTCCGGCGCTGCAAGATCGTATCCAAGGACGCGGCCGGAGAAATCCGCGAGCATGTGGTGCGGTTCAGCTTCTTCCTCCCGCCGGTGCGTTCGACCTCGCGGGTGACGCTGGAGCCGAACCGGCTGATCCGCTTCACCTGCATCCGCGGCGACATCCGCGCCTGTGATGGCGCCTGGAGGCTGACGCCTCTGGACGGCGGGCGACGGACGCAGGTGGACTATGATTTCTGGGCCAGCGCGCCGTTCGGCCTGCCCATCGATCTGGTCGGGCGCATGATGCGGCGTGATGCGCCAGCGGCGCTGCAGGCCCTGCGTCGCGAGTGCGAGCGGCCATGA
- a CDS encoding thiol-disulfide oxidoreductase DCC family protein, whose product MTSRPPHEPDGLMLFDGVCNLCHGAVQAVLAIDREGAIRFTPLQSPYGQALAARHGLNPESPDSFVFLDQGRALIKTAAVAAILRRSSQPWRWLAILDRLPRGLTDQIYDAIARNRYRLFGRREHCMVPTEDQRARFITEAP is encoded by the coding sequence ATGACATCGCGCCCGCCCCACGAGCCCGATGGCCTGATGCTGTTCGACGGGGTGTGCAACCTGTGCCACGGCGCGGTTCAGGCGGTCTTGGCGATCGACCGCGAAGGCGCCATCCGCTTCACGCCTCTGCAGTCGCCCTATGGCCAGGCGCTCGCCGCGCGGCACGGCCTGAACCCGGAGTCGCCTGACAGCTTCGTCTTTCTTGACCAGGGCCGGGCGCTCATCAAGACGGCGGCGGTCGCGGCGATCCTGCGTCGCTCATCCCAGCCCTGGCGGTGGCTGGCGATCCTCGACCGCCTGCCGCGCGGTCTCACGGACCAGATCTATGACGCGATCGCTCGCAACCGCTATCGGCTCTTTGGACGGCGCGAGCATTGCATGGTCCCGACCGAGGACCAGCGCGCCCGGTTCATCACCGAAGCGCCCTAG
- a CDS encoding GAF domain-containing protein: MADGHAERVLSVLRDGAAPALSPIAASWRRCLTQHHLDPENRKPPETLTGGELRLAQERMGPLLAAAQDNLDALFQAVGDAGCCVLLTDADGVPVDRRGVESDDAVFRRWGLWQGAVWSEAREGTNGIGTCLTEQRVLTVHRDQHFHTRNIGLSCTVAPLFDPTGRIAGALDVSSCRQGHEALTGMVERIVTDAARRIEAKAFREAFPTARIVLLPETGAERASVPMLAVDGDDLVIGATRAARQALRLTDETLRRGLASPDRSTDLDDAERAAVRRALTQAGGNVSAAANLLGLSRATLNRKLRRLGLERGREFH, translated from the coding sequence ATGGCCGACGGCCATGCCGAAAGGGTTCTTTCGGTGCTGCGCGACGGCGCCGCGCCGGCCCTGTCGCCGATCGCCGCCTCGTGGCGGCGCTGCCTGACCCAACATCACCTGGATCCGGAGAACCGAAAGCCGCCCGAGACGCTCACCGGCGGGGAGCTGCGTCTGGCGCAGGAGCGGATGGGCCCCTTGCTGGCCGCCGCCCAGGACAATCTGGACGCCCTGTTCCAGGCGGTCGGCGACGCCGGCTGCTGCGTTCTGCTGACCGACGCCGATGGCGTGCCGGTCGATCGTCGAGGCGTGGAGAGCGACGACGCGGTCTTTCGCCGCTGGGGTCTGTGGCAGGGCGCGGTCTGGAGCGAGGCGCGCGAGGGCACCAATGGCATAGGCACCTGCCTGACCGAGCAGCGCGTGCTGACGGTTCATCGCGACCAACACTTCCACACCCGAAACATCGGCCTCTCCTGCACCGTCGCGCCCTTGTTCGACCCGACCGGACGCATTGCGGGGGCCCTAGATGTCTCCTCCTGTCGTCAGGGACACGAAGCCCTGACCGGAATGGTCGAGCGCATCGTCACCGACGCGGCCCGAAGGATCGAGGCCAAGGCTTTTCGCGAGGCCTTCCCGACGGCCCGGATCGTCCTGCTGCCGGAAACCGGGGCGGAACGGGCCTCCGTCCCGATGCTGGCGGTCGATGGCGACGACCTGGTGATTGGCGCCACCCGCGCGGCGCGCCAGGCACTGAGGTTGACCGACGAGACATTGCGGCGCGGGCTGGCTTCACCCGACCGCTCGACCGATCTGGACGACGCCGAGCGCGCCGCCGTCCGCCGCGCCCTGACCCAGGCTGGCGGCAATGTCTCGGCGGCCGCCAATCTCCTGGGCCTGTCGCGCGCGACGTTGAACCGGAAACTCAGGCGGCTTGGCCTGGAGCGCGGTCGCGAATTCCACTGA
- a CDS encoding biliverdin-producing heme oxygenase gives MTAPLLRDRLRAATAQDHAALDAVAAAFDFESISGYGRFLSASAAALTPLELALERAGVGTWLDDWPDRSRRAAVSRDLAALGLAPPAMAAQPTPSRGFAVGLLYVLEGSRLGARFLARRVRGAAPGLPTSYLSHGDEADLWRSFLAWLEAQPKVGLRTDEAIAGARYGFQCFSAAFETAASPGVPNVRAGAHVRI, from the coding sequence TTGACTGCACCTTTGCTTCGTGACCGCCTGCGCGCGGCGACCGCTCAAGACCATGCGGCGCTGGACGCTGTCGCGGCGGCCTTCGATTTTGAGAGCATCTCTGGATATGGGCGGTTCCTCTCAGCGTCCGCCGCCGCCCTGACGCCCTTGGAGCTGGCCCTGGAGCGGGCCGGCGTCGGGACCTGGCTGGACGACTGGCCCGACCGGAGCCGACGCGCGGCGGTGTCGCGCGATCTCGCCGCCCTGGGTCTGGCGCCTCCCGCCATGGCGGCTCAGCCCACGCCGTCGCGAGGGTTCGCCGTCGGGCTCCTCTATGTTCTCGAGGGTTCAAGGCTGGGCGCGCGTTTCCTGGCGCGCCGCGTGCGCGGGGCGGCGCCCGGCTTGCCGACCAGCTACCTCAGCCATGGCGACGAGGCCGATCTCTGGCGCTCCTTCCTGGCGTGGTTGGAAGCGCAGCCGAAAGTCGGCTTGCGGACAGACGAGGCCATCGCGGGTGCGCGATATGGGTTTCAGTGTTTCTCGGCCGCGTTCGAGACCGCCGCCTCGCCTGGAGTCCCGAATGTCCGAGCCGGCGCCCATGTCCGGATTTGA
- the adh gene encoding aldehyde dehydrogenase, whose protein sequence is MTKPEFIESLARPPFKARYDNFIGGQWVAPADGRYFDNSSPIHGQKICEIARSQDVDIERALDAAHAAKAAWGKTSAADRSRILLRIADRMEENLAVLATAETWDNGKPIRETLAADIPLAIDHFRYFAGCLRSQEGSISEIDHDTIAYHFHEPLGVVGQIIPWNFPLLMACWKLAPALAAGNCVVLKPAEQTPASIMVWAELIGDLLPAGVLNIVNGFGIEVGKPLASSPRIAKIAFTGETSTGRLIMQYAAQNLIPVTLELGGKSPNIFFDDVVREDDDYLDKALEGFTMFALNQGEVCTCPSRALVQESIYERFMERALKRVNAVVQGSPLDPATMIGAQASEEQLNKILGYMDIGRQEGAKLLTGGHRKVLPGQLADGYYVEPTVFEGHNKMRIFQEEIFGPVLAVTTFKTEEEALAIANDTAFGLGAGVWSRDANRCYRFGRGIEAGRVWTNCYHAYPAHAAFGGYKQSGVGRETHKMMLDHYQQTKNLLVSYSPKALGFF, encoded by the coding sequence ATGACCAAACCCGAATTCATCGAGTCCCTGGCGCGCCCGCCGTTCAAGGCTCGCTATGACAATTTCATCGGCGGCCAGTGGGTCGCTCCGGCTGACGGACGCTATTTCGACAACAGCTCGCCGATCCACGGCCAGAAGATCTGCGAGATCGCCCGCTCGCAGGATGTCGATATCGAGCGCGCCCTGGACGCCGCCCACGCCGCCAAGGCCGCCTGGGGAAAGACCAGCGCGGCCGATCGCTCTCGCATCCTGCTGCGCATCGCCGACCGGATGGAAGAGAACCTCGCGGTCCTGGCCACGGCCGAGACCTGGGACAACGGAAAGCCCATCCGCGAGACCCTGGCCGCCGACATTCCGCTGGCGATCGACCACTTCCGCTATTTCGCCGGCTGCCTGCGCAGCCAGGAAGGCTCGATCTCGGAGATTGACCACGACACCATCGCCTATCACTTCCACGAGCCGCTGGGCGTGGTGGGGCAGATCATCCCATGGAACTTCCCGCTGCTGATGGCCTGCTGGAAGCTCGCGCCCGCCCTGGCGGCCGGCAACTGCGTGGTATTGAAGCCCGCCGAGCAGACCCCCGCCTCGATCATGGTGTGGGCCGAGCTGATCGGCGACCTGCTGCCGGCCGGCGTGCTCAACATCGTCAACGGCTTCGGGATCGAGGTGGGCAAGCCGCTGGCGTCCAGCCCCCGCATCGCCAAGATCGCCTTCACGGGCGAGACATCCACCGGTCGGCTGATCATGCAGTACGCCGCCCAGAACCTGATCCCGGTAACCCTGGAGCTGGGCGGCAAGTCCCCGAACATCTTCTTCGACGACGTTGTCCGCGAGGACGACGACTATCTGGACAAGGCCCTGGAAGGCTTCACGATGTTCGCCCTGAACCAGGGCGAAGTCTGCACCTGTCCCAGCCGCGCCCTGGTGCAGGAGTCGATCTACGAGCGGTTCATGGAGCGCGCCCTCAAGCGCGTGAACGCGGTGGTCCAGGGCAGCCCGCTGGATCCGGCGACGATGATCGGCGCCCAGGCGTCCGAGGAGCAGCTGAACAAGATCCTCGGCTACATGGACATCGGCCGGCAGGAGGGCGCCAAGCTGCTGACCGGCGGCCACCGCAAGGTCCTGCCAGGGCAGTTGGCCGACGGCTACTATGTCGAGCCCACGGTCTTCGAGGGCCATAACAAGATGCGGATCTTCCAGGAGGAGATCTTCGGTCCGGTTCTGGCCGTGACCACCTTCAAGACCGAGGAAGAGGCGTTGGCGATCGCCAACGACACCGCCTTTGGCCTGGGCGCGGGCGTGTGGAGCCGCGACGCCAACCGCTGCTACCGCTTCGGTCGAGGCATCGAGGCGGGCCGGGTGTGGACCAACTGCTACCACGCCTATCCCGCCCACGCAGCCTTCGGCGGCTACAAGCAGTCGGGCGTGGGCCGCGAGACCCACAAGATGATGCTGGACCACTATCAGCAGACCAAGAACCTGCTGGTCAGCTACAGCCCGAAAGCGTTGGGCTTCTTCTGA
- the acs gene encoding acetate--CoA ligase, whose translation MLFPVPKAWGERAHLNAEALAAARRRANEDPHGYWKDLAGRLDWITPPTKIKDVSFHEEDFRIRWYEDGVLNVSANCIDRHLPHRAHEVALIWEGDDPAASRKITYAELHEQVCRMANVFKAHGVTKGDRVTIYLPMIPEAAYAMLACARIGAVHSVVFAGFSPDSLAGRINDCDSKLVITADEGVRGGKRIPLKVNVDAALAHCPGVEKVLVVTRTGASVPLTAGRDVIYEHAAAKASIHCAAEPMNAEDPLFILYTSGSTGKPKGVLHTTGGYLVWASWTHEVVFDYRPGEIYWCTADVGWVTGHTYIVYGPLANGATSVMFEGVPNYPCNSRFWQVIDKHKVEIFYTAPTALRALMREGEAPVERTSRASLRLLGSVGEPINPEAWLWYHRVVGESRCPIVDTWWQTETGGTLMTPLPGADALKPGSACGPMPGVNPELVDAEGGVLEGATEGNLVITDSWPGQMRTVYGDHRRFFETYFSTYPGKYFTGDGCRRDADGYYWITGRVDDVLNVSGHRLGTAEVESALVAHPRVAEAAVVGYPHQIKGQGIYCYVTLNAGVAPSEPLRKELTDWVRREIGPIATPDVIQWAPGLPKTRSGKIMRRILRKIAENELESLGDTSTLADPSVVDDLVQNRAGA comes from the coding sequence ATGCTGTTTCCGGTTCCGAAGGCCTGGGGCGAACGCGCCCACCTCAACGCCGAAGCCCTGGCGGCCGCGCGACGACGCGCCAACGAGGACCCGCACGGGTATTGGAAAGACCTAGCCGGCCGCCTGGACTGGATCACGCCGCCGACCAAGATCAAGGATGTCTCCTTCCACGAAGAGGACTTCCGGATCCGCTGGTACGAGGACGGCGTCCTCAACGTCTCGGCTAACTGCATCGACCGCCACCTGCCCCACCGCGCCCACGAGGTCGCGCTGATCTGGGAAGGCGACGATCCCGCCGCCTCGCGCAAGATCACCTATGCCGAGCTGCACGAGCAGGTTTGCCGCATGGCCAACGTGTTCAAGGCGCACGGCGTGACCAAGGGCGATCGGGTCACGATCTACCTGCCGATGATCCCCGAGGCGGCCTACGCCATGCTGGCCTGCGCCCGCATCGGCGCGGTGCACTCGGTGGTCTTCGCGGGCTTCTCGCCCGACAGCCTGGCCGGCCGCATCAACGACTGCGACTCCAAGCTGGTGATCACCGCCGACGAAGGCGTTCGGGGCGGCAAGCGTATCCCGCTCAAGGTCAATGTCGACGCGGCCCTCGCCCATTGCCCCGGCGTCGAGAAGGTCCTGGTCGTCACCCGCACCGGCGCCAGCGTGCCGCTGACCGCCGGGCGCGACGTCATCTACGAACACGCCGCCGCCAAGGCCTCGATCCATTGCGCCGCCGAGCCGATGAACGCCGAGGATCCGCTGTTCATCCTCTACACCTCGGGCTCGACGGGTAAGCCCAAGGGCGTGCTGCACACCACCGGCGGCTATCTGGTCTGGGCCAGCTGGACCCACGAGGTGGTGTTCGACTACCGGCCCGGCGAAATCTATTGGTGCACGGCCGACGTGGGCTGGGTCACCGGCCACACCTACATCGTCTACGGACCGCTCGCGAACGGCGCGACCAGCGTGATGTTCGAAGGCGTGCCGAACTATCCCTGCAACAGCCGCTTCTGGCAGGTGATCGACAAGCACAAGGTCGAGATCTTCTACACCGCCCCGACCGCCCTGCGCGCCCTGATGCGCGAGGGCGAGGCTCCAGTGGAGCGCACCTCGCGCGCCTCGCTGCGCCTGCTGGGCAGCGTGGGCGAGCCGATCAACCCGGAAGCCTGGCTCTGGTACCACCGCGTGGTCGGCGAGAGCCGCTGCCCGATCGTCGACACCTGGTGGCAGACGGAAACCGGCGGCACGCTGATGACGCCGCTGCCCGGCGCCGACGCGCTGAAGCCCGGCTCGGCGTGCGGGCCCATGCCCGGCGTGAACCCCGAACTGGTCGACGCCGAAGGCGGGGTGCTGGAGGGCGCGACCGAGGGCAACCTCGTGATCACCGACAGCTGGCCCGGCCAGATGCGCACGGTCTATGGCGACCACCGCCGCTTCTTCGAGACCTACTTCTCGACCTATCCCGGCAAGTATTTCACAGGCGACGGCTGCCGCCGGGACGCCGACGGCTACTACTGGATCACCGGGCGCGTGGACGACGTGCTGAACGTCTCGGGCCACCGCCTGGGCACGGCCGAGGTGGAGAGCGCCCTGGTCGCCCACCCCCGCGTCGCCGAGGCGGCGGTCGTCGGCTATCCGCACCAGATCAAGGGCCAAGGCATCTATTGCTACGTCACCCTGAACGCCGGGGTGGCGCCCAGCGAACCGCTGCGCAAGGAGCTGACCGACTGGGTCCGCCGCGAGATCGGTCCGATCGCGACCCCCGACGTCATCCAGTGGGCGCCGGGCCTGCCGAAGACCCGCTCGGGCAAGATCATGCGCCGCATCCTGCGTAAGATCGCCGAGAACGAGCTGGAGAGCCTGGGCGACACCTCGACCCTGGCCGATCCGTCGGTCGTGGACGATCTCGTCCAGAACCGCGCCGGCGCGTGA
- a CDS encoding HWE histidine kinase domain-containing protein yields MSEPAPMSGFEVDLTNCDREPIHMLGAIQPFGFLLAVDTDWLVVHASTTTLRFLGLSATDLIGRPLTQVMSGHAIHAIRGRLQIMRGADAVERMFGQPLVDGGEDFDLALHYSGRMLIIEGEPSQAEALIEAASAVRSMTMRIAARPGFEDFCHEAARQVRALTEFDRVMVYRFSHDGAGEVIAESVRPGVGSFLGQRYPASDIPVQARALYERNWLRIIADVDAEVSPIAPQVSVTGEPVDLSMSMLRAVSPIHIEYLRNMGVGASLSISILRDGKLWGLFACHHYGPKHISYERRTAAELFGQLFSLTLESREREIEMRRQAEARALHDRMMAAVVGAPQGTDTLSPYLDDLCRLIHCDGLALWLDGRLTLRDSTPDASNVHALIRLLREKDTHTVFATNEIAGLLPSAASWAGKAAGMMAVPLSRAPRDYLIFFRKEEAQTVVWAGQPAKLVQVGPLGERLTPRKSFEAWEETVRGHSRPWTQAERFLAESMRVSLLEIVFRLTDLADEERQRANQRQELLIAELNHRVRNILGLIRGLISQSRAGVSTVEQFAEVVGGRVQALARAHDQITRHQWGPGALSDLITAEAEAYLSAKADRVRLTGAPTALAPDAFSLLSLVIHELMTNSAKYGALCDQRGYVTVDWMRDAQGDLIIDWRERDGPMVRPPTRRGFGSTIIEHSIPHDLDGEVTLDYRPEGFQARIRIPARYVTTEGVEATIAKAKRAETPVRAPDRMLVLEDNMIIALDLEDMLTRLGVKQVTVVSSVGQALEALAEAVPPFAILDVNLGSETSFPVAQALQEAGVPFAFGTGFGDSAAFPDRFRDTPVLQKPYSAESVAALF; encoded by the coding sequence ATGTCCGAGCCGGCGCCCATGTCCGGATTTGAGGTCGATCTGACCAACTGCGATCGCGAGCCGATCCATATGCTCGGCGCGATTCAGCCCTTCGGCTTTCTGCTCGCCGTCGACACCGACTGGCTGGTCGTCCACGCCTCGACCACCACGCTGCGGTTTCTGGGCCTGTCGGCGACGGATCTCATTGGCCGGCCCCTGACGCAGGTCATGAGCGGTCATGCCATTCACGCCATCCGCGGGCGATTGCAGATCATGCGCGGGGCCGACGCGGTCGAGCGGATGTTCGGCCAGCCGTTGGTCGATGGCGGCGAGGACTTTGACCTGGCGCTGCACTATTCCGGCCGCATGCTGATTATCGAGGGGGAGCCAAGCCAGGCCGAAGCCTTGATCGAGGCGGCCTCGGCGGTGCGCTCCATGACCATGCGGATCGCCGCGCGTCCGGGCTTCGAGGACTTCTGCCACGAGGCCGCGCGCCAGGTTCGGGCGCTGACGGAGTTCGACCGGGTCATGGTCTACCGCTTCAGCCACGACGGCGCCGGCGAGGTGATCGCCGAGTCGGTGCGCCCCGGCGTCGGATCGTTCCTGGGGCAGCGCTATCCCGCTTCCGATATCCCGGTCCAGGCGCGGGCCCTGTACGAACGCAACTGGCTGCGGATCATCGCCGACGTCGATGCCGAGGTCTCACCGATCGCGCCTCAGGTCAGCGTCACCGGCGAGCCCGTGGACCTGTCGATGAGCATGTTGCGGGCCGTCTCGCCGATCCATATCGAGTATCTGCGCAACATGGGCGTCGGAGCCTCGCTGTCGATCTCGATCCTGCGCGATGGCAAGCTTTGGGGCCTGTTCGCCTGCCATCACTACGGGCCCAAGCACATCAGCTACGAACGCCGGACCGCCGCGGAGCTGTTCGGACAGCTGTTCTCCCTGACGCTTGAAAGCCGCGAGCGGGAGATCGAGATGCGTCGCCAGGCCGAGGCGCGCGCCTTGCACGATCGGATGATGGCGGCGGTCGTGGGCGCGCCCCAGGGGACGGACACGCTCAGTCCCTACCTCGACGACCTGTGTCGCCTCATCCATTGCGACGGCTTGGCGCTGTGGCTGGACGGGCGGCTGACGCTGCGGGATTCGACGCCGGACGCCAGCAATGTGCACGCCCTGATCCGTCTGCTGCGCGAAAAGGACACCCATACGGTCTTCGCGACCAATGAGATCGCTGGGCTGTTGCCGTCGGCCGCGTCCTGGGCCGGCAAGGCGGCGGGCATGATGGCGGTGCCGTTGTCGCGGGCGCCGCGCGACTATCTGATCTTCTTCCGCAAGGAGGAGGCCCAGACCGTCGTCTGGGCAGGGCAGCCCGCGAAGCTTGTACAGGTCGGACCCCTGGGCGAGCGGCTGACGCCCCGCAAGAGCTTCGAGGCGTGGGAAGAGACCGTGCGCGGCCATAGTCGACCCTGGACGCAGGCCGAGCGCTTCCTGGCCGAGAGCATGCGGGTCAGCCTGCTGGAGATCGTCTTCCGCCTGACCGACCTCGCCGACGAGGAGCGGCAGCGCGCCAACCAGCGGCAGGAGTTGCTGATCGCGGAGCTGAACCACCGGGTCCGCAACATCCTGGGCCTGATCCGGGGGCTGATCAGCCAGAGCCGCGCGGGGGTGTCGACGGTCGAGCAGTTCGCCGAGGTGGTGGGCGGCCGCGTCCAGGCCCTGGCGCGGGCGCATGATCAAATCACCCGCCACCAATGGGGGCCGGGCGCGCTGAGCGACCTGATCACCGCCGAGGCGGAAGCCTATCTGAGCGCCAAGGCCGACCGTGTGCGCCTGACCGGCGCGCCCACGGCGCTTGCGCCTGACGCCTTCTCGCTTCTGTCGCTCGTCATCCATGAGCTGATGACGAACTCCGCCAAGTATGGAGCCCTTTGCGATCAGCGTGGGTATGTGACGGTGGACTGGATGCGTGACGCCCAAGGCGACCTGATCATCGACTGGCGCGAGCGCGACGGTCCAATGGTCAGGCCGCCCACGCGCCGAGGGTTCGGTTCGACCATCATCGAGCATTCCATTCCGCACGACCTGGATGGCGAAGTGACCCTGGACTACCGTCCCGAGGGGTTCCAGGCGCGGATTCGCATCCCGGCGCGCTACGTGACCACCGAAGGAGTCGAGGCGACGATCGCCAAGGCCAAGCGCGCGGAGACGCCCGTCCGGGCGCCGGACCGTATGCTGGTCCTTGAAGACAACATGATCATCGCGCTCGATCTTGAGGACATGCTGACGCGCCTGGGGGTCAAGCAGGTGACGGTCGTCTCCAGCGTCGGCCAAGCTCTGGAGGCGCTGGCGGAGGCTGTGCCGCCCTTCGCGATCCTGGACGTGAATCTCGGATCGGAGACCAGCTTCCCGGTAGCCCAGGCGCTGCAGGAGGCGGGCGTGCCGTTCGCGTTTGGCACCGGCTTTGGCGACAGCGCGGCCTTTCCCGACCGCTTCCGGGATACGCCGGTGCTGCAGAAGCCCTACAGCGCCGAGAGCGTCGCGGCGTTGTTCTAG
- a CDS encoding glycosyltransferase family protein: MILAVLQARMGSTRLPGKSMATLRGEPMIIRQLERLRGARCLSKIIVATSADTVDDALAGFLVSRGYTVHRGAGADILARIARCAETISSVSHVVRLKGDAPFVDPGVIDEAIRLALASGADYTSNRVQRTYPAGLEVEVIKAGALQAAAAEERDPMARISPTAAIRNQPGRWSQAHLTAPRDWSRLDWRVKTAADLAFARSVYDALHPVDPGFRMNDVLDMIGSRQDIARFAA, translated from the coding sequence ATGATCCTCGCCGTGCTGCAGGCCCGCATGGGGTCCACTCGACTGCCGGGCAAGTCGATGGCCACGCTTCGCGGCGAGCCGATGATCATCCGCCAGCTGGAGCGCCTGCGCGGCGCGCGCTGCCTTTCCAAGATCATTGTCGCGACCAGCGCCGACACCGTCGATGACGCCCTGGCGGGCTTTCTGGTGTCGCGCGGCTACACGGTCCATCGCGGGGCGGGCGCGGATATCCTGGCGCGCATCGCCCGCTGCGCCGAGACGATCAGTTCGGTCAGCCACGTGGTTCGTCTGAAGGGCGATGCGCCGTTCGTGGATCCGGGCGTCATCGACGAGGCCATCCGCCTAGCCCTGGCCAGCGGCGCGGACTACACGTCCAACCGCGTCCAGCGCACCTATCCGGCCGGTCTCGAGGTCGAGGTGATCAAGGCTGGCGCACTGCAAGCGGCCGCGGCCGAGGAGCGTGATCCGATGGCGCGCATCTCGCCCACCGCTGCAATCCGCAATCAGCCCGGCCGCTGGAGCCAGGCGCACCTCACCGCACCCCGCGATTGGTCGCGCCTCGACTGGCGGGTCAAGACGGCCGCCGACCTGGCCTTCGCCCGCTCGGTCTACGACGCCCTGCATCCCGTCGATCCGGGCTTCCGGATGAACGACG